The following are from one region of the Ornithodoros turicata isolate Travis unplaced genomic scaffold, ASM3712646v1 Chromosome76, whole genome shotgun sequence genome:
- the LOC135374557 gene encoding uncharacterized protein LOC135374557, with the protein MAMTTPTDSGNGGTHGGGAQPQDIASVNIRLPEFWPADPLVWFAQVEAQFATHCITSQVAKFNYVLLALPLPTAIEVRDIILQSPEENPYDKLKMALINGTSESERRRLQQLLSAEDIGDRKTTQLLRRMQQLLGDKAASFDETFLRELFLNRLPSSVQMILASAEGSSLDALARMADN; encoded by the coding sequence ATGGCCATGACCACACCGACTGATTCCGGCAACGGCGGTACACACGGCGGCGGAGCACAACCGCAAGATATTGCATCGGTCAACATCCGCCTGCCCGAGTTCTGGCCCGCGGACCCCCTGGTATGGTTTGCTCAGGTGGAAGCACAGTTCGCCACTCATTGCATTACGTCTCAAGTGGCAAAGTTCAACTACGTCCTGTTGGCCTTACCGCTTCCGACCGCAATAGAAGTCCGGGATATCATCTTACAGAGCCCCGAAGAAAACCCCTACGACAAACTCAAAATGGCGCTCATTAACGGAACGTCAGAGTCGGAGCGACGACGCCTGCAGCAACTTCTTTCGGCGGAAGATATTGGTGACCGCAAGACTACACAGCTCCTGAGGAGAATGCAGCAGCTTCTGGGTGATAAGGCTGCTTCGTTCGACGAAACATTTCTCCGGGAACTCTTTCTCAACCGCCTACCCAGCAGTGTCCAGATGATCCTCGCCTCCGCCGAGGGTTCTTCGCTCGACGCTTTAGCCCGGATGGCAGACAATTGA